Genomic window (Tamandua tetradactyla isolate mTamTet1 chromosome 3, mTamTet1.pri, whole genome shotgun sequence):
GATAAAAGACTGCAGATTGTATggttccatttgtataaaatgtctACAAAAAGTGACTGCACagcacagaaagtagattagtggttgccagggactaGAGTAGGGAACTGCAAAAGAGCATGAGGGgactttttggggtgatggagatATTTTAATACTAGACTGTGGAATTGGTTGTAAAATTATATGTTGACTAGAAATCACAGACCTACACACttaaaatgagtgaattttatggtatggtATTTATGTATCTTATTATCTGTCaaataacatttgttaaaatctaaTGCTGAGTGCATTGTGAGTTTACAAAATGTTATATTCAATATGATGGAatttatgtaaatgtaaaaattgtaatatacatatatacatatgaatgtaaatataatatatatactacaATATGAATTCATGGACTAGATACACACCCAAATCAGATGCTGGCTGCAtttggggaagagaagagaacagGTCTGAGGAGAACAGAGAACTTTAAATTAGTTTGTAATGTTTCAAACAAAAACACatgacaaaatgttaacatttgtccATTTTGGTTGGTAGGTACATGAGTTTTccctgaattaatttttgttctctttcatatttttgtcaataaaaataaaatgaaataaacccACAAACCAAAAAGCAAACATAAATGATTACCTAGTtccttcattaattttaatttctttatggcCTCATTCAAATATCAAACatcacctgttctagtttgctagctgctggaatgcaatataccagaaacagaatggcttttaaaaaagggaagtttaataagttgctagtttacagttctaaggccgagaaaatgtcccaattacaagcctgtagaaatatccaatctaaggcatacagggaaaaataacttgattcaagaaggccgatgaagttcagggtttctgtctcaagtgagaaggcaaggCGAACACAGAGttgctctctcatctggaaaggcacatggtgaacatggtcagggtccttctctcatctggaaaggcacatggtgaacacggtcagcgtccttctctcatctggaagggcacatggtgaatatggcatcatctgctagcttcttctggcttcctgtttcatgaagctcccagggagacattttccttcttcatctccaaagatagctggctggtgaactctgcttctcgtggtatGTCgttttgctctctccaaatatctGAATCACTTttattctccagaatgtttccttttataggactccagaaacttatcaagacccatccaaatgcgtagagacatgtcatcacctaatccagtttaacaaccactcttgattaaatcacatctccagggagatgatctgatcacagtttcatatatacagtattgaatagggattattctgcccttatgaaatgggattttgattaaaacatggcttttctaggagacatacatcctttcaaaccagcacaccacttaaaatagagaaataaactaATGACTGTGTATAAGTtgaaaacaaagggaggagacAAAAATGAAGAATGTCAGTGTGTGCATATAAAGATTATCTGGGATATTAATTACCTGACATTTAGCATTGGTTGccgatttgaaaaaaaaagtttcccatCACCGAAATTAATATCCTCTCTATTAAAACAACGGTGAAAACTTAGTAAACACCTTAATAGTTAAGCTTTTACTAAATTTATGTTGATGGGAACAGAAAGACAGAACATTACAGAAACAATTCTAGCTCGAGAGGCAAAAAACTGACAAAACATTAACCTTTCTGAGAGCAAACAAAATtctttccacttctttttttaagaatggTGAATCTGGGGCCAATGTTTTGTGAATAACACAAAAACATACAATAACAATCGAATGGCACTATgtataatttctatttaaattacttcactttaatgtttattttctaaaaacaatttaatttagGCTAATTTCCTCTAGGACATAAAATCATGGAAGCTTAGGGACAAAACTGATGAAAGGGATTTTCTACTCTAACTTTCCCTCAGGAGCCCCATTTTGCCAAGGAAGAAACAGACTGAAGTGATAAAGGACTTCCCTGCACACTCCCAGTCATGGTCAGGGTAATAGGTCTCCTGAGCTTTAGTGCATGACCAAATACCTTCCCCTCTGCTGTACCAACAAATACACATGCACCATAAGAAATTACAATActtatataaaagaaaacattttaataagtTTAACTTGTCACAGAAGAAATACACAATAAACTGGgactatataaatataaaaatgtttcctgAGATAGTGTTTAAGGAAATTACTATCATAGTTTTCTagtgaaaaatggaaagaatctcTCTTAAGAGTAGCTGGCTTTATATAGAACACAACTATAATGCAGAATAATGTAAGataaactaaaacaacaaaacGCCATACAGCAacaccaaaaaaaagcaaaacattcacATACCtggtttaaaaatacaaaaacaaacaaacaaatctgaAAATAGGAACTTTTATCAAAACCAGCAAATTCCATGGACTAATTAATCATTAATTTCTACATTCTAATTCTAGActatggagaaaaaaacaaagggacatatttttcttgaaaaatggTAAGGGCTAATATAGGTAAACAAGTCATAGTAAAATGGCAACCAtaaattttgatttctttaagttTCAGAAGTCTATTGAGGCAACTGACCTGAATGACTAAAGTATTGctttctaaacaaaattttatttaaaaatgtcaacCAAACTTTAATTATAATCTACTCACTGTGTTAATACTTGCTGATACTTTCACTTGCTTCTCTTAGGATTACAATTGGCATAAATTTTTAACTTGGAGCCAGTTGATCTCATTCATACTAGTGAACCATTTCTCTTGTTTGGCCAACAAACTGtagataaaaagatatttaaaaatgtgtctttACACAGCTGTTTCAAGGATcagaaaagatgagaaaactagCGTTTTTCCTTAGGcaccatttccaaaactttccaTGTGTCTCTTCATTTAGCTAATCAACAGTGATCAAGTTCACTGAATAGTCTTTATGAAAGTTGGTTTATCTTTTTAGGGGAGTGTTATGCAGTTTTCTATGGTGTCTATATTCTTGATTCCAAGTATTCTTTgacttataaaaataatttgttgccACACTTTTCAAAGAGTACTCTTGTAACTGAATAAGCAGCTGTACCTTCTACATTAGTAGTTGTCGACTTTGTCTACATATTAGAAACACAGGAAAGCTTTAGAAGAGTACCTTTGTGCAGGATTGCACTGTACAAGATTTGGATTTAGTTTGGTAATGTATAGAAATGCCACACAAAAATGCCACACCTCAGGGGGTGTCATTCACATCATACATattgtatatttgtatttttattatagagTTTTATTTCTCTATACTCCCAATCATGGTCAGGGTAGTAGGTCTCCTGAGCTTTTACTTCTCCTGGTAGCAGATGGTAGTAGAATGTCACGTACTAAAAAAATTTCAATACTACTACTAAGATTTTCCTACTACCTGTTTTACCCATTACTAGTATAATGGGTCTTGAGGAAGGAGTGACCTCTTTATAATCTACAAAAAGTTATCGAATTGGTTAGCAGAAGCCCTCTTTGGGCTAAACATgttctcttctttatttccattattctttctctgGGATGACAACTTAAATTAGCAatcttaaatataacaacaaCTTTTTAAACACAAAGACATTCTCTATAACTCTGTGAAGTCAGTACTAATTCTATCCCtattttacataaaaaagaaactgAGCAGAGAGAGAtgtagtaacttgcccaaggtggCACAGTGAGCAAGCAGCAAAGCTGGGAGACCAACCTGGGCAGGCTGGTGCCAAAATCCTTGCCCTTAACCAGTACACTGAATTGTCCCACACAGGGACAGAGTTAGGTTTTGACACCGATGATTATACAGCCATTAAACATGTAGTTTATGGACACAGTGGGGACAATCAGGATACAACTACCTATAAAATAATCATTACgcttaaaaagaacaaaacatgcaaaacaaaagaaCTCAATAATTTCAGTTAGGAATTAGATGAAAGGGCCACCAAGATGCTAAAAGTAGCAGATGCTGCTTGGTAGAAGGATGCTTTTGGTCTCAGTTCTGTGCTCAATTCTATATTTTCTAAGTCCCAATAAATATATGTTACTTTTTACACAGGTATATATAATAAACTTTCTTATTAAATAAACAAGTTGGGAAATAGCTGGGAAACACATGTCCAATAGAGTAACAGTGATAAATATAATCTAAAATAAATACAGTTCACAAgtgctctgctctctgtattaTAGACTCTAGAAATAATACCACAGATATCCCATAATCTAAGTATACTCACAGAACTCATAAAGTTGGCAGCTGACTCACTGTTCATAATCTAGTcttcaataataaaaattttggGGTGATAGTACAGGACACAGTGACTACTGAAATGAACTGTTATAGACATGGACAATGAAGGCAAAGAGAGTAAGCAATTCTAAGCCCCAAATGGGACTTAAAGGATTCAAGGGTATAATTCCCAAGCCCCATTTGGGTAGCCGGGAGGATCTCAAGTCACAAAAAGGATTATAAGGAATAAACTGGAATTACTTAAAGGAATCTTTTAATAAACTATTCATGCATAAGTTAGCTATCCTCTTAATACCCTCCATATGAAAAAAACCTCAGGAATTTTCTTTGTGAGACTCTGCTTGTCTACAATGGGACCTGATTAGTACTCATTTATAGGATTCTGCTTTTTAGCCAATTAACCTAGACTACATCTAATCTCCAAAACCAGGGGTACCTATATTACTTAGTCACCTCATTTAACcaaaaaaattactttataaCATCATTTTGTTCTTCAAATTGCCTAACCTACAATATTCCTATTTATAATATTTAGAATACAATTTCTAGAAATAAGAAGAAACATTTAACTTTTGATTATTAAAGAGTTCTAAGAGATAATATCATAATTAATATAACCTAAATAaaattctgtctctctttttagtGAGTTACTTTTGATCATTGGAATTCTGAATTAAAATCAAGCTTCCATTTTTGAGGCCTTACTCTCTGAATATCTTGTTCATGTCTTCCTTGGGAATAGCAGTCCAGCCCTTGTCCCCTGAAGATTCAGCATTGTTTATTAAGATGATACCTGCAGGGACTGTGAATGCCGTGAATACAGTGCCTACTTTTGCATTACAGGGAAAGACATATGGAGATTTTACCAACTGTTGACACTCTTCTCTTTCACTGCTTGTTGCCAGATAAAGAACATTCAAAAGCAGAGGTTCACAGTCAATACCATTTTGAATCTGGACTCTGCCAACCTACAAAAATATATCAAGATAACCATTAGTATGGTTTATATTTGCCAAAATTAGGGCAACATAATGACTACCCTTGTAGCacaattctcttttttcttttcaagtaaaataaaattttcaaaaatgtctgttaagtacCAAAAGAACAACTTTAGATCttccttttgaaatttcttttttccatctttaatttttttccatttctactgcCACTAGTGAGCTAGATCTCTATACACctgatgtcatggttagggaaaTGTATCAACTtcgccaagttgtggtacctgtttatctgattgggcaagtgctggcctgtctgttgcaatgaggacatttcataggagtagatcatgagcatgtcagctgcatccacagctgattccatttgtaatcagccaaaggggagtgtcttctacaatgagtgatgcttaatctagtcaggggaagccttttaaggaggactcagaggagaggttccattcctgcttcggctggtgagcctctcctgtggagttcatccagaccatccattggagacgtcggcttcacagcctgccctgtggattttggactctgcgttcctgcggtcacgtgagacacttttataaattttatatttgcaagtgttccctgttaattctgtttctctagagaaccctaactaatacacctgagTTACTGATGTGCTCTCTTGAGCAATCGTCCTACAAACTCCCTATCACTCCCTAAAACAACACTTCCACCAAATTATTCTCCTGCACAAAGAAGTGTTAAAAATTCCCACTGCTTACAAGATAACACCTGAGTTTCTCAGACTGCATCCAAGGCCCTAAATCTACTTATATCCCGTTTCTAACCTTATCTCCCAAGTACATGCCAAGTCAACTAATTATATGAGCCAAGTGCATATGCCACAGTCAATACCACGTATCTcattcctcatacaaaaacattttgtaatttgtatatttagtcactatccttgtacaccctaggcattcctagattataccatctcagtctttaacatctatctttccttctgatttcatttgtgcccccagccctcctccctctatcattctcacattcagcttcattcagtgtactaacattattgtattacagttagggatcattgtgctatccatttctgaatttttacaatcagtcctgtcgcacaatctgtatcccttctgctccaattacccaatatttacgctatttctatctcctgatggcctctgttcttaactgaaattctccaagttcattcattaatgttagttcatatcagtgagatcatacagtatttgtccttttgtttctggataatcctactcagtataatgtcctcaaggtcgaTCCATGTTGGTACATACTTCAACACTTTATTGTCTtacacctgaataatattccatcgtatgtgtatagcacagcttgtttagtcattcatctgttgatggacatttgggctgtttctgtttcttggcaactataaataatgctgctgtaaacattggtgtgcaaatgtccatttgcttccttgccctcatgtcctgagtagatacctagcaatggtattgctggatcatatggtagttctatacttagtttcctgaggaaccgccaaagtgctttccacagcagttgtaccattttacaacctaacagtggataagtgtgcctctatctccacatcctctccagcacttgtcgttttctgttttattgataatggccattctggtgggtgtgagatgatctctcattacggtttgatttgcatttccctaatagccagtgaagttcagcatcttttcagatgccttttggccatttgtattttctcttctgagaagtgtctgttcatgtcttttgtccattttgtaattgggtggtttgatttttgttgttcagttgaacaatcactttatatattctggattagtccgttatctgatatatcgtttccaaatgttgtctcccattatgtaggctgtatttttactttcctgacaaagttttttgatgcacagaagtgtttaattttgagtagttcccatttatgtatttccttctttgatgctcatgctttgggtgtaagatgaaggaaactgcttcctattataggatatttacctacatttccttctaaaggttttatggtcttagatctaatgttttggtctttgatctattttgagttaatttttgtatagggtatgagatatggattgtctttcactcttttgcatgttgatatcCGGTTCtcgccatttattgaagagactgttctgtcccaggttagttggcttgactgccttatcaaagatcaattctcctgagatgagagggtctatatctgaacactctattctattctgtcagtcagtatatctatctttatgccattatcATGctcttttgactactgtagcttcataatacgccttcaagtaaggtagtgtgagacctccgacttcatttttttttctcaggttatttttagctatttggggcaccctgcccttccaaataaatttggttattgattttactatttctaaaaagtaagttttggggattttatttggtattgcattgaatctataaatcaatttaggtggaattgacatcttaactatatttagtcttctaatacatgaacacagtatgcccttccatttatttaggtcttctgtgatttcttttaacaatttcatatagttttctttgtatacatctTATGaatcctcagttaaatttattcctaaatattgtattcttttgcttgtacttgtaaatggaattttttgtttAACCCCTCAGATTGTATAGAACACTACAGatatttgagtgttgatcttctaacctgttgctgtattcatttattagctctagtagttttgctgtggatttttccgggttttcaacatatagtatcatatctgcaaacagtaagagttttacttcttcctttccaattttgatgccttgtatttctttttcttgtctaattgctctggctagaactcccaacacaatgttgaataacaatggtgatggtggacatgcttatcttgttcctgatcttagggggaaatttttcagttttccccactgaggatgatattagctgtgtgtttttcatatattccctttatcatgttcaggaagttcccttctattcctatcctttgaagttttttcaacaggaaagatgttgaattttatcaaatgccttttgtgcatcaattgtgatgatcatgtggtttttctgctatGATTTGATTAAgagattttatgttgaaccatccttgcatacctggaatgaatcctacttggtcatggtatataattcttttaatgtgttgctggtttcgatttgtaagaattttgttgaggatctcTGCATCTGTATTCACTAGAGAGactggtctatagttttcttttcgtGTAGtaactttgtctggctttggtatgagggtgatgttgtcttcatagaatgagttaggtagtcttccctcctcttctttttttttttttttttgctgagtttaagcaggattggtactaattctttcttgaattcttggtagaattcacctgtgataCCATATGGTCCTGGACTTAATGatagattcaatttcttttcttgtgattggtttgttgaggtcgtctatttcttcttgagtcaaagttggttgttcatgcctttctaggaagttggcCATTCCATCTACATTGTCTGGTGTATTAGCATAatgttgttcatactatcctctcattacctcctttatttctgtggggtcagtggttatgtctcctcttccatttctgattttatttattaccaTCCTATCTCTTCATTTTGTCAACATCACTTAGGGTCCatctatcttattgattttctcatagaaccaactcctgattttgttgattttcttgattgttctcatgttctcaatctcatttatttctgctctaactttcattgtttctttctttttgctagatttggggttagtttgacgttccttctctagttctttcCAGTAAactgttaattccttgatttttgctctttcttcttttttgatataggcatttaaggcaataaatttccctcttagaactgactttgctgcatcccatgaattttgatatgttgtgctttcattttaatttgccctgagatatttattgatttctcttgtaaattcttccttgatccactggttgtctaagagtgcgttgttcagcctccatatatttctgaactttctagCCCTCTGcttatattattgatttccaatttcatttttatgatctgagaaaatgttttgtgtgatttcaattttttaaaatttattgagatttgctttgtgacacagcagatgttctatcctggagaatgatacatgagcccttgagaaaaaggtgaatcctgctgctgtggggtgtaatgttctataaatgtccaatgagttcgtttattgtattatgcaaattgtttctttactgatcctctgtctagatgttctgtccattgatgagagtggggaattgaagtccccaactattacggtagatgtttccatttctcttttcagcatTTACCTCACATATTtttgagcactctggcttggtgcataaatacttatgattgttatgtcttcttgttgaattgttccttttattaatatatagtgtccttctttgtctcttttaattgtcttacatttgaagtctaatttgttggatattagtatagctactcctactcttttctgattgttgtttgcatgaaacgTCTTTttgaacctttcactttcaacctatgtttatccttgggtctaaaacagcatctcctgtagacatcatatagatgggtcctatttttaaatccattctgccagtctatatcttttgattggggagtttaatccattaacatttagagttactACTGTAATggcactactttcttctaccactttgcctATTGGATTTTATACTTCATATCTAATttctccttgttctagtttgctagctgctggatgcaacacaccagaggtggattggcttttaataaaaggaaatttatttagttgacatgtaattcttcagagtaaaggcagctaactttcaactgaggttcttacatgggaaggcacagggtgatttcttctggccttctctccagacctctgggttccaacaactttccccagggtgattcctttctgcatctccaagggcctgggctgagctgtgagttctGAGATGAAGTTTGcagagttgcttgggctgtgctacattgaactctctcatttaagcaccagccaattaaatcaaacatcattcattgcagcatgcacaccttctagccaactgcagatgtaatcaacaacagatgagggtcacagGCCATTGGCTCAAGTTCACAGCAATAggactaggcaccttcacctagccaagttgacacctgaatctacctaccacactcttcttttcacttttactcatagtcttcatttctgcactcttctccacacctctctctcctgtctttccctatATGTCTctatgctccctttagtatttcttgcagagccagtctcttggtcacaaattctctcagcgattcttttcctgaaaatgttttaatttccctctcactatttttccccacatttttgaagga
Coding sequences:
- the LOC143678271 gene encoding ubiquitin carboxyl-terminal hydrolase 40-like, coding for MGGMGTALAAPSEVGEARRSSGLPGGEVLSCFGFAVGRVQIQNGIDCEPLLLNVLYLATSSEREECQQLVKSPYVFPCNAKVGTVFTAFTVPAGIILINNAESSGDKGWTAIPKEDMNKIFRDLLAKQEKWFTSMNEINWLQVKNLCQL